From Mus musculus strain C57BL/6J chromosome 8, GRCm38.p6 C57BL/6J, a single genomic window includes:
- the Thap1 gene encoding THAP domain-containing protein 1: MVQSCSAYGCKNRYDKDKPVSFHKFPLTRPSLCKQWEAAVKRKNFKPTKYSSICSEHFTPDCFKRECNNKLLKENAVPTIFLYIEPHEKKEDLESQEQLPSPSPPASQVDAAIGLLMPPLQTPDNLSVFCDHNYTVEDTMHQRKRILQLEQQVEKLRKKLKTAQQRCRRQERQLEKLKEVVHFQREKDDASERGYVILPNDYFEIVEVPA, from the exons ATGGTGCAGTCCTGCTCCGCCTACGGCTGCAAGAACCGCTACGACAAGGACAAGCCCGTCTCCTTCCACAA GTTTCCTCTTACTCGCCCCAGCCTTTGTAAGCAGTGGGAGGCAGCTGTTAAAAGGAAAAACTTCAAGCCCACCAAGTACAGCAGCATCTGCTCGGAGCACTTCACCCCGGACTGCTTTAAGAGGGAGTGCAACAACAAGCTACTGAAGGAGAACGCTGTGCCCACAATATTTCTCTATATCGAGCCACATGAGAAG AAGGAAGACCTGGAATCCCAAGAACAGCTCCCCTCTCCTTCACCCCCCGCTTCCCAGGTTGATGCTGCTATTGGGCTGCTAATGCCCCCTCTGCAGACCCCTGATAACCTGTCGGTTTTCTGTGACCACAATTACACTGTGGAGGATACGATGCACCAGAGGAAGAGGATCCTGCAGCTGGAGCAGCAGGTGGAGAAACTCAGGAAGAAGCTCAAGACGGCCCAGCAGCGGTGCCGGCGGCAGGAGAGGCAGCTCGAGAAGCTCAAGGAAGTCGTCCACTTTCAGAGAGAGAAGGACGACGCGTCCGAGAGGGGCTACGTGATCCTACCAAATGACTACTTTGAAATTGTTGAAGTTCCAGCATGA